In Gemmatimonas sp. UBA7669, one genomic interval encodes:
- a CDS encoding class I SAM-dependent RNA methyltransferase, with translation MKGAATEQVGVLTIDRIAAGGDGVGRLGGLAVFVPRTAPGDVVQVAYRVQGRLGRGRVLQVITPSTQRVDARCAHYERDACGGCQLQHLDAATQQQARREIVRDTLARIGRREVPLPSLVSGAEWAYRTRLTVALRRRGSGWLAGLHRHDAGARLFSLEHCEIVHPLIDATWSALRSVVERAVVALPSGETLRLSLRLIASTAPAALEDAGRDGALHATAQHATAQHATALHATAPHATGLHAGAQIHVVVQGGEAWPEQMEWQQVAQQRAPAVTQVHWVPAADADVELMVPEGPEVAEAQAFAQAFAQVNAEVADAMHQHVLHTIGEMQARHVVDGYAGTGRLSRALVEHGATVVSVELDSEAVRTMEWQHEALSAEQAARWSIRAERMESAVAALRDLTADVVVLNPPRAGVHEDVTAWLEQHPGALRGVVYVSCNPATLARDLTRLPSWQVESVECFDMFPQTAHVESVCVLRRENR, from the coding sequence ATGAAGGGCGCGGCCACCGAGCAGGTGGGGGTGCTGACCATCGATCGCATTGCGGCCGGCGGTGATGGCGTGGGTCGCCTCGGTGGCCTGGCGGTGTTCGTACCGCGTACCGCCCCCGGCGATGTGGTGCAGGTGGCGTATCGGGTGCAGGGCCGCCTCGGGCGTGGTCGGGTGCTGCAGGTCATCACGCCATCCACGCAGCGCGTGGACGCGCGCTGTGCGCACTACGAGCGCGACGCGTGCGGCGGCTGCCAACTGCAGCATCTCGATGCCGCCACGCAGCAGCAGGCGCGTCGGGAGATCGTGCGCGATACACTCGCGCGCATCGGCAGACGCGAGGTGCCATTGCCGTCGCTCGTGAGCGGCGCGGAGTGGGCGTATCGCACGCGATTGACGGTGGCACTACGACGTCGCGGCTCTGGGTGGCTGGCGGGCTTGCATCGCCACGATGCGGGGGCGCGACTCTTCTCGCTCGAGCACTGCGAGATCGTGCATCCGCTCATCGATGCCACCTGGTCAGCGCTGCGCAGCGTGGTGGAACGCGCGGTGGTCGCCCTGCCGTCTGGGGAGACGCTGCGCCTCTCGCTCCGGCTCATCGCCAGCACGGCGCCGGCCGCATTGGAAGACGCAGGTCGCGATGGCGCGCTACACGCAACCGCGCAACACGCAACCGCGCAACACGCAACCGCGCTACACGCAACCGCGCCGCACGCAACTGGTCTACACGCCGGCGCGCAGATTCACGTGGTGGTGCAGGGCGGTGAGGCCTGGCCGGAGCAGATGGAATGGCAGCAGGTCGCGCAACAGCGTGCACCCGCGGTGACGCAGGTGCACTGGGTGCCCGCGGCCGATGCCGACGTGGAACTGATGGTACCGGAGGGGCCGGAGGTGGCCGAGGCGCAGGCATTTGCCCAGGCGTTCGCGCAGGTCAATGCCGAAGTCGCCGATGCCATGCACCAGCATGTGCTGCACACCATTGGCGAGATGCAGGCCCGGCACGTCGTGGATGGATACGCGGGCACGGGACGTCTCTCGCGCGCGCTGGTTGAGCACGGCGCCACTGTTGTCAGTGTGGAGCTGGATAGCGAGGCCGTGCGCACGATGGAGTGGCAGCACGAGGCCCTGAGCGCAGAGCAGGCGGCGCGCTGGAGCATCCGCGCCGAGCGCATGGAGTCGGCCGTTGCCGCGTTGCGCGATTTGACGGCAGATGTGGTGGTGCTCAATCCGCCACGCGCCGGTGTGCACGAGGACGTGACGGCGTGGCTGGAGCAGCACCCCGGGGCTCTTCGCGGGGTGGTCTACGTGAGCTGCAATCCCGCGACGCTGGCGCGGGATCTCACTCGCTTGCCGTCATGGCAGGTGGAGTCGGTAGAGTGTTTCGACATGTTTCCGCAGACGGCGCACGTGGAGAGCGTGTGCGTGCTGCGGCGGGAGAACCGATGA
- the accC gene encoding acetyl-CoA carboxylase biotin carboxylase subunit, with amino-acid sequence MFSKVLVANRGEIALRIIRACQELGIRTVAVYSEADASAPHVREADEAVLVGPPPSSQSYLVGERLIEVAKETGAEAIHPGYGFLSERAWFARAVRDAGLVFIGPPAEAIDAMGSKTDARQLAIKAGVPVVPGNTEGVKDAEEALAIAAQYGFPVLLKAAAGGGGKGMRIVRQASELADALASARREAKNAFGDDAVYLEKYIEGPRHVEIQVLADMHGNVVHLGERECSVQRRHQKMIEEAPSVAVTPELRARMGATAVAAAKAAGYVNAGTCEFLLDRDGNYYFLEMNTRIQVEHPVTELVMGLDLVQWQIRVAAGEKLPFAQKDFTPRGWAIECRITSEDPANGFLPSTGRIEYLHLPSGPGVRWDGGIEAGSVVGLHYDPMLAKLIVHAPTRALAIARMRRALHELTIDGIETSRGFHLRVMDHEEFQRGDISIQWLEQRLPELTSPVTDAGTLELAAIAAALVAHEERNAGRPATSATAPSVAAAPAAAATGVSWAAMARREGLRS; translated from the coding sequence ATGTTCTCCAAAGTGCTCGTGGCCAATCGCGGCGAGATCGCGCTGCGCATCATCCGTGCCTGTCAGGAGCTGGGCATTCGCACGGTGGCCGTGTACTCCGAAGCCGACGCCTCAGCGCCGCACGTGCGTGAAGCGGACGAAGCGGTGCTCGTCGGACCGCCGCCCTCCAGTCAGAGCTATCTGGTGGGCGAACGTCTCATCGAAGTGGCCAAGGAAACCGGCGCCGAAGCCATTCATCCCGGCTACGGCTTTCTCTCGGAGCGCGCGTGGTTTGCGCGTGCCGTGCGTGACGCCGGCCTCGTGTTCATCGGCCCGCCGGCTGAAGCCATCGATGCCATGGGCTCCAAGACGGACGCACGGCAATTGGCCATCAAGGCCGGGGTGCCGGTCGTGCCCGGCAACACGGAAGGCGTAAAGGACGCCGAGGAGGCCCTGGCCATCGCCGCGCAGTATGGCTTTCCGGTGCTGCTCAAGGCGGCGGCGGGTGGTGGCGGCAAGGGCATGCGCATTGTGCGTCAGGCCAGCGAACTGGCCGATGCGCTCGCCAGCGCACGCCGCGAGGCGAAGAACGCCTTCGGTGATGATGCCGTGTATCTCGAGAAGTACATCGAAGGCCCCAGGCACGTCGAAATCCAGGTGCTGGCCGACATGCATGGCAACGTGGTGCACCTTGGCGAGCGCGAATGCTCGGTGCAGCGTCGGCATCAGAAGATGATCGAGGAAGCGCCCAGTGTGGCCGTGACGCCGGAGTTGCGCGCCCGCATGGGCGCCACGGCCGTCGCAGCGGCAAAGGCCGCGGGATACGTGAACGCCGGCACCTGCGAGTTTCTGCTGGATCGCGACGGGAACTACTACTTCCTCGAGATGAACACGCGGATCCAGGTGGAGCACCCGGTCACCGAGCTGGTGATGGGTCTCGATCTCGTGCAATGGCAGATTCGGGTGGCCGCGGGTGAAAAGCTGCCGTTTGCACAGAAGGACTTCACCCCACGTGGCTGGGCCATCGAGTGCCGCATCACCAGTGAAGATCCGGCCAACGGCTTCCTGCCGAGCACCGGGCGCATCGAGTACCTGCATCTGCCGAGCGGCCCCGGCGTGCGCTGGGATGGTGGTATCGAAGCGGGCAGCGTGGTGGGCCTGCACTACGATCCGATGTTGGCCAAGCTGATCGTGCATGCGCCCACGCGTGCACTCGCCATTGCGCGCATGCGCCGCGCGCTGCACGAGCTCACCATCGACGGCATCGAGACGTCACGCGGTTTCCATCTCCGCGTGATGGATCACGAGGAGTTCCAGCGCGGCGACATCAGCATCCAGTGGCTCGAACAGCGTTTGCCGGAACTCACCTCGCCCGTGACGGACGCGGGCACACTGGAGCTTGCGGCCATTGCCGCGGCACTCGTGGCGCACGAGGAGCGCAACGCCGGCCGGCCAGCTACCAGCGCTACCGCGCCGAGTGTGGCAGCCGCACCGGCCGCAGCCGCTACGGGTGTGTCGTGGGCCGCGATGGCGCGACGCGAGGGACTGCGGAGTTGA
- a CDS encoding acyl-CoA carboxylase subunit beta, whose product MQAKLDRLAAARDASEQGGGAARVAAQHAKGKLSARERLDVLLDEGSFVEIDRFVTSRSLADGETPIYGDGVVTGHGRIEGRLVYVFSQDFTVFGGSLSEAHAAKICKIMDLAVRNGAPVIGLNDSGGARIQEGVVSLGGYADIFLRNTLASGVIPQISAILGPCAGGAVYSPAITDFIYMVRGTSYMFVTGPNVVKTVTHEDVTMEQLGGADTHAGTSGVAHFACDSELACLQHIRELFRYVPSNNVDDPPRGSGRDPRDRREESLLDVVPDHPNKPYDMREVITRIVDDGHFYEVQPDYAGNILVGFAHLGGQSVGIVANQPAVLAGVLDINASMKAARFVRFCDCFNIPLVTFEDVPGFLPGVAQEHNGIIKHGAKLLYAYCEATVPKLTVITRKAYGGAYDVMSSKHIRGDYNVAWPTAEIAVMGPKGAVEIIYKKEIAEAADPQAALDARVAEYTEKFANPYIAAARGYVDDVIDPRDTRPRLIEALEALRGKRDRNPPKKHGNLPL is encoded by the coding sequence ATGCAGGCCAAGCTCGACCGGCTTGCTGCCGCCCGTGATGCCTCGGAACAGGGTGGCGGGGCCGCCCGTGTGGCCGCCCAGCACGCCAAGGGCAAGCTCTCTGCCCGCGAACGTCTCGACGTGCTGCTCGATGAAGGCTCCTTCGTCGAGATCGACCGCTTTGTCACCTCGCGCTCGCTGGCCGACGGTGAAACACCCATCTATGGCGACGGTGTCGTCACCGGCCACGGCCGCATCGAAGGCCGTCTGGTCTACGTGTTCAGCCAGGACTTCACCGTCTTTGGCGGTTCGTTGTCCGAAGCCCACGCCGCCAAGATCTGCAAGATCATGGATCTCGCCGTGCGCAACGGCGCGCCGGTCATTGGCCTCAACGACTCGGGCGGCGCACGCATTCAAGAAGGCGTCGTGTCGCTGGGTGGCTATGCCGACATCTTCCTGCGCAACACGCTCGCGTCGGGCGTCATTCCGCAGATCTCGGCCATTCTCGGGCCCTGCGCCGGTGGCGCGGTGTACTCGCCCGCCATCACGGACTTCATCTACATGGTGCGCGGCACGAGCTACATGTTCGTCACCGGGCCCAATGTCGTGAAGACGGTCACGCACGAAGACGTGACCATGGAACAGCTGGGCGGTGCTGACACGCACGCGGGCACCAGCGGTGTGGCGCACTTCGCCTGCGACAGCGAACTCGCCTGCCTGCAGCACATCCGCGAACTCTTCCGCTATGTGCCCAGCAACAACGTCGACGATCCGCCACGCGGCAGTGGCCGCGATCCGCGTGATCGACGTGAAGAGTCGCTGCTCGATGTGGTGCCCGACCATCCCAACAAGCCGTACGACATGCGTGAAGTCATCACGCGCATCGTCGATGACGGCCATTTCTACGAAGTGCAGCCCGACTACGCCGGCAACATCCTCGTCGGCTTCGCACATCTCGGGGGCCAGTCCGTCGGCATCGTGGCCAATCAGCCCGCCGTACTCGCCGGCGTGCTCGACATCAACGCCAGCATGAAGGCCGCGCGCTTCGTGCGCTTCTGCGACTGCTTCAATATTCCGCTGGTCACCTTCGAAGACGTGCCCGGCTTCCTGCCGGGCGTGGCGCAGGAACACAACGGCATCATCAAGCACGGCGCCAAGCTGCTCTATGCCTACTGCGAAGCCACCGTCCCCAAGCTCACGGTCATCACACGCAAGGCGTACGGCGGCGCGTATGACGTCATGAGCTCCAAGCACATTCGCGGTGACTACAACGTGGCGTGGCCCACTGCGGAAATTGCGGTCATGGGCCCCAAGGGCGCCGTGGAGATCATCTACAAAAAGGAGATCGCCGAGGCGGCCGATCCGCAGGCGGCGCTCGATGCCCGCGTGGCGGAATACACGGAGAAGTTTGCCAATCCGTACATCGCGGCCGCGCGCGGCTACGTGGATGACGTGATCGATCCGCGCGATACGCGCCCCCGCCTCATCGAGGCGCTCGAGGCGCTCCGGGGCAAGCGCGATCGCAATCCGCCCAAGAAGCACGGCAACCTTCCGCTCTGA
- a CDS encoding energy transducer TonB: MFKPTLRAVVVPVVATLLLAGPLASTAAAQDDKVYPMSELTNPPKLSSTTLAARLIQESYPADLKSRGVGGMVELQFVVDSKGKVEPASVQVVDATQTALGEAAKKVVAKLEFNPGKLNGSAVKTKVVLPIIYKP, encoded by the coding sequence ATGTTCAAGCCGACCCTTCGCGCCGTCGTCGTTCCTGTCGTTGCCACGCTCCTGCTCGCGGGCCCGCTCGCTTCGACGGCCGCCGCGCAGGACGACAAGGTCTACCCCATGTCCGAGCTCACCAACCCGCCCAAGCTGTCGTCCACGACGCTGGCGGCCCGCCTCATCCAGGAATCCTACCCGGCTGATCTCAAGAGCCGCGGCGTGGGTGGCATGGTGGAGCTGCAGTTCGTGGTGGACTCCAAGGGCAAGGTCGAGCCCGCGTCGGTTCAGGTCGTGGACGCCACGCAGACTGCCCTCGGTGAGGCCGCCAAAAAGGTCGTGGCCAAGCTCGAGTTCAACCCTGGCAAGCTCAATGGCTCGGCGGTGAAGACCAAGGTCGTGTTGCCGATCATCTACAAGCCGTAA
- a CDS encoding THxN family PEP-CTERM protein — protein sequence MKKTWFIIPAAALLAAAPLQAQTITIGGITPTFGNKNPNNSGIVIDNTPASAIKVCWPGSTSQSNCDNLDGNGGFGSQGSGDSGYLFQRVSTPLNLDVSDGFELFKVGTFTHFNRPVSGTTLTFVDLTIGLSITGATPSTYSETFRINHDETDNDPETWWGGNLPCEYSGSTTRCDDYVSFGLGGGSSSFLFGGQTYAIDQIGFSRDGGLTVTSGFLSPENGNNSADMYVRISRTSTVPEPTSFALVAAGLMGLVCVARRRREDA from the coding sequence ATGAAGAAGACCTGGTTTATCATCCCGGCCGCGGCGTTGCTGGCGGCGGCGCCGCTGCAGGCGCAGACGATCACGATCGGGGGGATCACGCCCACCTTCGGCAACAAGAATCCGAACAACAGTGGGATCGTCATCGACAACACGCCAGCGAGCGCGATCAAGGTTTGCTGGCCCGGTTCCACCAGCCAGTCGAACTGCGACAACCTTGATGGAAACGGTGGTTTCGGCTCTCAGGGATCCGGTGACTCTGGGTATCTCTTCCAGCGCGTGAGCACACCTTTGAATCTCGATGTCTCGGATGGGTTCGAGCTCTTCAAGGTCGGCACCTTTACTCACTTTAACCGCCCGGTATCCGGCACCACGTTGACATTTGTCGATCTCACGATTGGCCTGTCAATCACTGGTGCGACACCGTCGACCTATTCGGAGACTTTCCGCATCAACCACGACGAAACGGATAACGATCCGGAAACGTGGTGGGGCGGCAACCTGCCTTGCGAATACTCGGGTTCGACCACTCGTTGTGACGACTATGTGAGCTTTGGGCTGGGCGGCGGGAGCTCCTCGTTCCTGTTTGGTGGGCAGACCTACGCTATCGATCAGATTGGCTTCAGCCGCGATGGCGGGCTCACCGTAACGTCCGGATTCCTGTCGCCGGAGAATGGCAACAACAGCGCTGACATGTACGTTCGTATCTCGCGTACATCAACCGTTCCGGAGCCGACGTCGTTCGCGCTGGTTGCTGCCGGCCTGATGGGTCTGGTTTGCGTGGCACGTCGTCGCCGCGAAGACGCTTGA
- a CDS encoding PEP-CTERM sorting domain-containing protein, with protein MNKTTLLMTATIAAMVGAAPASAQLTATRVDACFLTGTNASATSHETSACASNSDWTRWSIPGVTSPDRPDDYFQFERAGTVPLTFGADNRSNAFNLGYFTFSDNLNCRDNGQSCVHPTSGSNTLRFQVNMTGYAGEFQYDLLTVNFFGSSNAAEAYSFSGGGWSNWFNVGGEEYRFAVVGFDTPHPGNAANYCKDYDAIPTAGNNRYDSADGGKLCGQFEKKVSQVAEPATLSLVAAGLMGLVGVARRRRDEA; from the coding sequence ATGAACAAAACCACCCTCCTCATGACGGCGACGATTGCCGCCATGGTTGGCGCCGCTCCAGCTTCAGCTCAGCTGACGGCAACCCGCGTCGACGCCTGCTTCCTTACGGGCACCAATGCATCGGCCACCAGCCACGAGACCTCGGCGTGCGCGTCGAACTCTGACTGGACGCGTTGGTCGATTCCTGGGGTTACCAGCCCGGACCGCCCTGACGACTACTTCCAGTTCGAACGCGCGGGCACGGTGCCTCTCACCTTCGGCGCCGACAATCGCTCCAACGCCTTCAACCTCGGCTATTTCACGTTCTCCGACAACCTGAACTGCCGCGACAACGGTCAGAGCTGTGTTCACCCTACCAGTGGCTCGAACACGCTGCGCTTCCAGGTGAACATGACCGGATACGCCGGTGAGTTCCAGTACGATCTCCTCACTGTCAACTTCTTCGGTAGCTCAAACGCCGCCGAGGCGTACTCGTTCTCGGGTGGCGGTTGGTCGAACTGGTTCAACGTTGGTGGCGAGGAATACCGCTTCGCCGTGGTGGGCTTCGATACGCCGCACCCCGGTAATGCCGCCAACTACTGCAAGGACTACGACGCCATCCCCACGGCCGGAAACAACCGGTATGACTCGGCAGACGGCGGCAAGCTCTGCGGTCAGTTTGAAAAGAAGGTGTCGCAGGTCGCTGAGCCGGCTACCCTGTCGCTGGTTGCTGCCGGCCTGATGGGTCTGGTGGGCGTCGCCCGTCGTCGCCGCGACGAGGCCTGA
- a CDS encoding THxN family PEP-CTERM protein encodes MKLSRLALSLAAALVAGASTAEAQADLRWYSTSATFSDWVFANTSGTSGQSSVDNTGSQIDIRWGSTVSSSQSYLQFNRSAPPDGCVFEGSCAFWDDYVTLNTADGFELFKVGTLKYYNDDNPSGNRRLTSVDLNVNVVLDANSASSSPAEVTVGGTFDFGINEPLNPTADDLLVTMIGAPTSFVFNSVTYYFQLVGLSANNGVTFLDQLTVEENQSKTVGVFAKVYTQSTQVPEPASLALLASGLVGLGLAARRRVSR; translated from the coding sequence ATGAAGCTCTCACGTCTCGCCCTTTCGCTCGCTGCAGCCCTCGTGGCTGGTGCGTCGACGGCCGAAGCCCAGGCGGACCTGCGTTGGTACTCCACCAGTGCCACCTTCTCCGACTGGGTTTTCGCCAACACCTCTGGTACGAGCGGCCAATCCAGCGTTGACAACACCGGATCCCAGATCGATATCCGCTGGGGTTCCACCGTGTCTTCCAGCCAGAGCTACCTCCAGTTCAACCGCTCAGCGCCACCCGACGGTTGCGTCTTTGAAGGTTCCTGCGCGTTCTGGGATGACTATGTCACCCTCAACACCGCCGACGGCTTCGAGCTGTTCAAGGTGGGAACGCTCAAGTACTACAATGACGACAACCCGTCCGGCAACCGTCGCCTCACGTCGGTGGACCTCAACGTCAACGTCGTGCTCGACGCCAACTCGGCGAGCAGCAGCCCGGCCGAGGTCACCGTGGGTGGCACCTTCGACTTCGGGATCAACGAGCCCCTGAACCCTACGGCGGACGACCTGCTGGTCACCATGATCGGCGCGCCGACCTCGTTCGTGTTCAACAGCGTGACCTATTACTTCCAGCTTGTTGGGCTCTCGGCGAACAACGGCGTGACGTTCCTTGACCAGTTGACGGTTGAAGAGAACCAGTCCAAGACCGTGGGTGTGTTTGCCAAGGTCTACACGCAGTCCACGCAGGTCCCGGAGCCCGCCTCGCTGGCGCTGCTCGCCTCGGGCCTTGTGGGACTCGGTTTGGCTGCGCGTCGCCGGGTTTCGCGCTAA
- a CDS encoding 30S ribosomal protein S1, with the protein MSTELSPELEAEIAAAEEVPAYGRLTAREKRDLQKSQLRPLANRRPELYEEDEFSSDEYERMMELYNGTLASIEEGEIVKSRVLEIRENLVVLDIGFKSEGTIPLEEFKDMPDLKAGDEVEVLLEHLEDSEGSVVLSKKKADFMRVWERIRVAYENDEPVEGTLVKKIKGGVVVDLMGVDAFLPGSQIALRRVPNIDELLGQKYEFKIIKLNKRRRNIVVSRRVILETERAGKREKLMKELAKDQVRKGVVKNITDFGAFIDLGGVDGLLHITDMSWGRISHPSEMVQIGMELEIKVLDIDWERERISLGLKQLQSYPWKDVAAKYPVGTRVNGKVVSITNYGAFIELEPGIEGLVHISEMSWTRNVRHPSKIVSIGEAIEAVVLKVDETEEKISLGMKQTEQDPWVILPLKYPVGTRINGKVRNLTSFGAFVEIEPGIDGLIHISDMSWTKRVQHPSEVVKKGDAVDVVILNIDSENKRISLGLKQAEEDPWLRIGETYPVGTELPGKVVRLMDKGVVVDLGNDIEGFVPVSQLNPEGTVTNPADFTYEGMNFVMRVLEVDPIHRRIVLAVTSIPEEQPPKPAEPSKVHSSEDELGL; encoded by the coding sequence ATGAGCACTGAACTGAGCCCCGAGCTCGAAGCTGAAATCGCAGCCGCCGAAGAAGTGCCGGCGTACGGCCGCCTGACGGCGCGCGAGAAGCGCGATCTGCAGAAGAGCCAGCTCCGCCCCCTCGCGAACCGCCGCCCCGAGCTCTACGAGGAGGACGAATTCTCGTCCGACGAGTACGAGCGCATGATGGAGTTGTACAACGGGACGCTGGCGTCGATCGAAGAGGGTGAGATCGTCAAGTCGCGCGTTCTCGAGATTCGTGAGAACCTCGTCGTCCTCGATATCGGCTTCAAGTCGGAAGGCACCATTCCGCTTGAAGAATTCAAGGACATGCCCGACCTCAAGGCGGGCGACGAAGTCGAAGTGCTCCTCGAGCACCTCGAAGACTCGGAAGGCTCGGTCGTCCTCTCGAAGAAGAAGGCCGACTTCATGCGCGTGTGGGAGCGCATCCGCGTGGCCTACGAGAACGACGAGCCGGTGGAAGGCACCCTGGTCAAGAAGATCAAGGGTGGTGTGGTCGTCGATCTCATGGGTGTGGACGCCTTCCTCCCGGGCTCGCAGATCGCGCTGCGTCGCGTGCCCAACATCGACGAGCTGCTCGGCCAGAAGTACGAGTTCAAGATCATCAAGCTCAACAAGCGCCGTCGCAACATCGTGGTGTCGCGTCGCGTGATCCTCGAGACCGAACGCGCCGGCAAGCGCGAGAAGCTCATGAAGGAGCTCGCGAAGGACCAGGTGCGCAAGGGCGTCGTCAAGAACATCACCGACTTCGGTGCGTTCATTGATCTGGGTGGCGTGGACGGCCTGCTCCACATCACCGACATGTCGTGGGGCCGCATCTCGCATCCGAGCGAGATGGTCCAGATCGGCATGGAGCTCGAGATCAAGGTGCTCGACATCGATTGGGAGCGCGAGCGCATTTCGCTCGGCCTCAAGCAGCTGCAGAGCTACCCGTGGAAGGATGTTGCCGCCAAGTACCCGGTGGGTACGCGCGTCAACGGCAAGGTCGTGTCCATCACGAACTATGGCGCCTTCATCGAGCTCGAGCCGGGCATCGAAGGCCTCGTGCACATCTCCGAGATGAGCTGGACGCGCAACGTCCGTCACCCCTCCAAGATCGTGTCGATCGGCGAGGCCATCGAAGCGGTGGTGCTCAAGGTCGACGAGACCGAGGAGAAGATCTCGCTCGGCATGAAGCAGACCGAGCAGGATCCGTGGGTCATCCTGCCGCTCAAGTACCCGGTGGGTACGCGCATCAACGGCAAGGTCCGCAACCTGACCTCGTTCGGCGCCTTTGTCGAAATCGAGCCGGGCATCGACGGCCTCATTCACATCTCCGATATGTCCTGGACCAAGCGCGTCCAGCACCCGTCGGAAGTCGTGAAGAAGGGCGACGCAGTGGACGTGGTCATCCTCAACATCGACAGCGAAAACAAGCGCATCTCGCTCGGCCTCAAGCAGGCAGAGGAAGATCCGTGGCTTCGCATCGGTGAGACCTACCCGGTGGGTACTGAGCTCCCTGGCAAGGTCGTGCGCCTGATGGACAAGGGCGTGGTCGTCGATCTCGGCAACGACATCGAAGGCTTCGTGCCGGTGAGCCAGCTCAACCCGGAAGGCACGGTGACGAACCCGGCAGACTTCACGTACGAAGGCATGAACTTCGTGATGCGCGTGCTGGAGGTGGATCCCATCCACCGCCGTATCGTGCTCGCCGTGACGTCGATCCCGGAAGAGCAGCCGCCCAAGCCGGCCGAGCCGAGCAAGGTGCACAGCTCGGAAGACGAACTCGGTCTCTGA